In the Chrysemys picta bellii isolate R12L10 unplaced genomic scaffold, ASM1138683v2 scaf56, whole genome shotgun sequence genome, one interval contains:
- the LOC135977874 gene encoding uncharacterized protein LOC135977874 isoform X1 has translation MIWDPRGGGVCHTLAGSPPPTGTVPVPDPACGGVVGDLDNGRVPTIPHSGLSPAATVWGQGGLWLTGSLSPNPTPGGCRRRPSSSCSCTPSTPRLAAQQRGQDTLEPHCCKAAVAERIVELIEELPDNSPPGAVLANSLIAVGNLSTMTPALEPELETHLLRAALHAVFTLGMEKDTAQVQDLPRVLPDLLDAMLGNLLVESPDTDRLQYILENSAEFPRMGHHMAQLALSVSDPAKDISRQAREGLYRLYQLLLHQRGKEPSWEMAPARRVRLGPQPISPRLTPAGG, from the exons atgatctgggaccccagaggtgggggtgtctgtcacacactagccgggtctcctccccccacaggcactgtcccagttcctgaccctgcttgtggtggagtggtgggtgatttggacaatgggcgggtccccactatcccccattcaggcctgagtcctgcagctactgtttgggggcagggaggtctctggctaactggctctctctcccctaaccccactcctggtgggtgcaggaggaggcccagcagctcgtgttcctgcacgccatccaccccgcgtctcgctgcacagcagagagggcaggacacactggagccgcactgctgcaaggcggctgtggcggagaggattgtg gagctcattgaggagctgcctgataactctccacccggcgccgtcctcgccaactccctgattgctgtgggcaacctcag caccatgacacctgccctggagccagagctggagacccacctcctccgagctgccctgcacgccgtcttcaccctgggcatggagaaggacaccgcccaagttcag gatctgcctagggtcttgccagacctcctggacgccatgctggggaacctgctggtagagtccccagacaccgacaggctccagtacatcttggag aactcagcggaattccccaggatgggtcaccacatggcacagctggctctgtccgtcagtgacccagccaaggacatcagccggcaggccagggaggggctttaccggctctaccagctgctgctgcaccagaggggtaaggaacccagctgggaaatggcacccgctagaagagtgagactgggaccccagccaatttctccgagactgaccccggctggaggatga
- the LOC135977874 gene encoding uncharacterized protein LOC135977874 isoform X2 — MGAAALFQGPPGTQGTRRRNGWTWPQRRLLSITAESSSKTEKRRRPSSSCSCTPSTPRLAAQQRGQDTLEPHCCKAAVAERIVELIEELPDNSPPGAVLANSLIAVGNLSTMTPALEPELETHLLRAALHAVFTLGMEKDTAQVQDLPRVLPDLLDAMLGNLLVESPDTDRLQYILENSAEFPRMGHHMAQLALSVSDPAKDISRQAREGLYRLYQLLLHQRGKEPSWEMAPARRVRLGPQPISPRLTPAGG; from the exons atgggcgccgcagctttgttccag ggaccgccagggactcaggggacgaggaggaggaatgggtggacgtggccacagaggaggctgctctcaataacagccgagagcagctccaagacggagaaaag gaggaggcccagcagctcgtgttcctgcacgccatccaccccgcgtctcgctgcacagcagagagggcaggacacactggagccgcactgctgcaaggcggctgtggcggagaggattgtg gagctcattgaggagctgcctgataactctccacccggcgccgtcctcgccaactccctgattgctgtgggcaacctcag caccatgacacctgccctggagccagagctggagacccacctcctccgagctgccctgcacgccgtcttcaccctgggcatggagaaggacaccgcccaagttcag gatctgcctagggtcttgccagacctcctggacgccatgctggggaacctgctggtagagtccccagacaccgacaggctccagtacatcttggag aactcagcggaattccccaggatgggtcaccacatggcacagctggctctgtccgtcagtgacccagccaaggacatcagccggcaggccagggaggggctttaccggctctaccagctgctgctgcaccagaggggtaaggaacccagctgggaaatggcacccgctagaagagtgagactgggaccccagccaatttctccgagactgaccccggctggaggatga